A portion of the Tenacibaculum todarodis genome contains these proteins:
- the pheS gene encoding phenylalanine--tRNA ligase subunit alpha produces MLDKIKELIGDVNAFSGVSSEEIEAFRIKFLGSKGILKDLFAEFKNVPNDQKKEFGQTINTLKQAAEAKVASLKEALENAVEEKGVYGDLTRPSEPIELGSRHPISLVKNQIIEVFNRIGFTVSEGPEIEDDWHNFTALNLPEYHPARDMQDTFFIDKNPDTLLRTHTSSVQVRYMENNEPPIRTISPGRVFRNEDISARAHCIFHQVEGLYIDTDVSFADLKQTLLYFTKEMFGKSKIRLRPSYFPFTEPSAEVDIYWGLETETDYRITKGTGWLEIMGCGMVDPNVLKNANIDPTKYSGYAFGMGIERIAMLLYQIPDIRMFYENDKRFLEQFKSVL; encoded by the coding sequence ATGTTAGACAAGATAAAAGAGTTGATTGGTGATGTAAATGCTTTTTCAGGAGTTTCTTCGGAAGAAATTGAAGCATTCAGAATTAAGTTTTTAGGAAGTAAAGGAATCTTAAAAGATTTATTTGCTGAATTTAAAAATGTACCTAACGACCAAAAAAAGGAATTTGGACAAACAATAAACACTTTAAAACAAGCTGCGGAAGCTAAAGTAGCTTCTTTAAAAGAGGCTTTAGAAAACGCTGTTGAAGAAAAAGGAGTTTATGGAGATTTAACGCGTCCGTCTGAACCTATTGAGTTAGGTTCTCGTCATCCAATTTCATTAGTGAAAAATCAAATTATTGAGGTTTTTAATAGAATTGGTTTCACCGTTTCTGAAGGACCTGAAATTGAAGATGATTGGCACAATTTTACAGCCTTAAATTTACCAGAATATCATCCGGCAAGAGATATGCAGGATACTTTTTTTATTGATAAAAATCCTGACACTTTATTAAGAACACATACTTCTTCGGTACAAGTTCGTTATATGGAAAACAACGAACCTCCAATAAGAACTATTTCACCAGGAAGGGTTTTTAGAAATGAAGATATTTCTGCGCGTGCACACTGTATTTTTCATCAAGTAGAAGGTTTATATATAGATACAGATGTTTCTTTTGCAGATTTAAAACAAACACTTTTATACTTTACAAAAGAGATGTTTGGAAAATCTAAAATACGTTTACGTCCTTCTTATTTTCCGTTTACTGAGCCAAGTGCTGAAGTAGATATTTATTGGGGATTAGAAACCGAAACAGATTACAGAATAACTAAAGGAACGGGTTGGTTAGAAATTATGGGTTGTGGAATGGTAGATCCAAACGTACTTAAAAACGCAAATATAGATCCTACTAAATACTCTGGTTATGCATTTGGAATGGGAATTGAACGTATTGCCATGTTGTTATATCAAATTCCAGATATTAGAATGTTTTATGAAAATGATAAACGTTTTTTAGAACAGTTTAAATCTGTTTTATAG
- the gdhA gene encoding NADP-specific glutamate dehydrogenase has protein sequence MESKINAFMDYVKERNQHEPEFLQAVHEVAETVIPFIEDNPKYQGKKLLERMVEPERTLMFRVPWVDDSGETQVNRGYRVEFNSAIGPYKGGLRFHPSVNLSILKFLGFEQVFKNSLTTLPMGGGKGGSDFNPKGKSDREVMAFCQAFMSELFRHIGANTDVPAGDIGVGGREIGFMFGQYKKLRNEFVGVLTGKAIAWGGSLIRPEATGYGDVYFAQNMLNANGDSFNGKTVAISGSGNVAQYATEKATELGAKVVTLSDSKGYIFDADGIDADKLAFIMELKNVKRGRISEYVKEYPNAVFNEGKRPWSEKVDIALPCATQNELNGEEAKTLVANGCICVAEGANMPSTPEAIQVFQEAKILFAPGKASNAGGVATSGLEMSQNSLRYNWTREEVDAKLHGIMNDIHASCLEYGTQEDGYVDYVKGANVAGFVKVADAMLDQGVV, from the coding sequence ATGGAGTCTAAAATAAATGCTTTTATGGATTACGTTAAAGAACGTAACCAGCATGAACCAGAGTTTTTACAAGCTGTACATGAAGTGGCAGAAACTGTAATTCCATTTATAGAGGACAACCCTAAGTATCAAGGGAAAAAACTATTAGAAAGAATGGTTGAGCCAGAGAGAACATTAATGTTCCGTGTGCCTTGGGTAGATGATAGTGGAGAAACACAAGTTAATAGGGGTTATAGAGTTGAGTTTAATTCTGCAATTGGACCTTATAAAGGAGGTTTGCGTTTTCATCCTTCTGTAAACTTATCTATTTTAAAATTTTTAGGTTTCGAACAAGTGTTTAAAAACTCACTAACTACTTTACCAATGGGTGGAGGAAAAGGTGGTTCTGACTTTAATCCTAAAGGAAAATCGGATAGAGAAGTAATGGCATTTTGTCAAGCTTTTATGAGCGAATTATTTCGTCATATTGGGGCAAATACAGATGTACCAGCAGGAGATATTGGTGTTGGAGGAAGGGAAATTGGATTTATGTTCGGTCAATATAAAAAATTACGCAACGAGTTTGTTGGTGTTTTAACAGGTAAAGCTATAGCTTGGGGTGGTTCTTTAATTAGACCAGAAGCAACAGGTTATGGAGACGTATATTTTGCACAAAACATGTTAAATGCCAATGGAGACTCTTTTAATGGAAAAACGGTTGCTATTTCTGGCTCAGGGAATGTTGCGCAATATGCAACTGAAAAAGCAACAGAATTAGGAGCAAAAGTAGTTACTTTATCAGATTCTAAAGGATATATTTTTGATGCTGACGGAATTGATGCTGATAAATTAGCTTTTATAATGGAATTAAAAAACGTAAAAAGAGGAAGAATTTCTGAATACGTTAAAGAATATCCAAATGCTGTTTTTAACGAAGGAAAACGTCCTTGGTCAGAAAAAGTAGATATTGCTTTACCATGTGCAACTCAAAATGAGTTAAACGGAGAAGAAGCAAAAACATTAGTTGCAAACGGATGTATTTGTGTTGCAGAAGGAGCAAATATGCCTTCTACACCTGAAGCTATTCAAGTTTTTCAAGAAGCAAAAATCTTATTTGCACCAGGAAAAGCATCTAATGCTGGTGGAGTTGCAACTTCTGGTTTAGAAATGAGCCAAAATTCTTTACGTTACAATTGGACAAGAGAAGAGGTTGATGCTAAGTTACATGGAATTATGAATGACATTCACGCTTCTTGTTTAGAATATGGAACACAAGAAGATGGTTATGTAGATTACGTTAAAGGTGCAAACGTAGCTGGGTTTGTTAAAGTAGCAGATGCTATGTTAGACCAAGGAGTTGTGTAA
- a CDS encoding PEP/pyruvate-binding domain-containing protein, which yields MSIIKGTNMKENIIENLKSYAFKEVTFDKLMKKRINQVLIVCSNYDFYMLEEDGRIEERIFNEYTSLNLRYPPNFVHANSARRAIKMMNSHKIDIVITWLDIGNYKAFETSKIIKEAFPNVPIAALSHHSSLLRSKLQKGNTGIIDFVFHWNGNADIFLAIIKLTEDRMNAEVDINGVGVKAILLVEDSLKFYSRYIPLIYKVILKQTQQIMSEGLNEQRKMLLMRGRPKILLATTFEEGMHLFDAYKDNLLGVISDVNYFKDGVRNKDAGFLFLKYVRNYKRYFPFLIQSSDENNEKRALELKGKFLYKHSETLGVDIRNYIVKYFAFGDFEFWDPTQMKVLAAVKDLSEFQKAIKIVTEDCLMYHATRSEFSKWLKSRALFPLADLLSTIEHSDFENSNQIREFLINAIKLYRTYRSRGVIVKFNKHKYDEFVGFARIGEGALGGKGRGLAFIDSFLKRNNLYNKYKDVSITIPRTVVISTDVFDQFIDTHKLIKFVAECSDDDKILNEFISKDLPEWALEDIKAFLKTTKCPIAVRSSSILEDSNYQPFAGVFSTYMIPDSEIDKKVEMVSNAIKSVIASSFFENSKLYLKAISHTIEEDKMAVILQEVTGKQYQDVYYPNISGVARSINFYPIGDEKPNEGIANIALGLGELIVGGGQSLRFSPYHPKKVLQLSSPGSTQRDTQQYFYGLDLDPNSYKTSTSESVNKKKITIRKAENHGSLKFVASTYDLQNNSIRPGVMHDGIRVITFDNILKYNTFPLPEILQELLRIGQREMRNPIEIEFAVKLDVPSGKPKEFSFLQIRPIVESVETVSKLPEKLEISDTIIYSESALGNGKYENICDVVYVKPNTFNPANTRDIAKAVEAINKKFIEADKPYILVGPGRWGSSDSWLGIPVLWSQISAAKIIVESGLNDFRIDPSQGTHFFQNLTSFKVGYLTINPFINDGFFDVEYLNEKEAVFEDSYLRHISFKNPLTAVLDGTNNKAAIFKAGISLEDLQVNEENTEEELPPEGFM from the coding sequence ATGTCAATAATCAAAGGAACTAATATGAAAGAAAATATAATAGAGAATTTAAAATCTTACGCTTTTAAAGAAGTTACTTTCGATAAGTTAATGAAGAAAAGAATTAATCAAGTATTAATTGTTTGTTCTAATTACGATTTTTACATGCTTGAAGAAGATGGTAGAATTGAAGAACGAATTTTTAATGAATATACATCTTTAAACTTAAGATATCCCCCAAATTTTGTGCATGCTAATTCTGCTAGAAGAGCTATTAAGATGATGAATTCGCATAAAATTGATATTGTTATCACTTGGTTAGACATTGGTAATTATAAAGCATTTGAAACATCAAAAATAATTAAGGAAGCCTTCCCAAATGTGCCAATTGCTGCATTAAGTCATCACTCATCATTACTAAGAAGTAAACTACAAAAAGGGAATACAGGAATAATAGACTTTGTTTTTCACTGGAATGGGAATGCAGATATATTTTTAGCTATCATAAAATTAACTGAAGATAGAATGAATGCCGAAGTTGATATTAATGGAGTTGGTGTAAAGGCAATTTTATTAGTAGAAGATTCACTTAAATTTTATTCACGGTACATTCCACTTATATATAAAGTTATTCTTAAACAAACCCAACAAATAATGTCTGAAGGGTTAAATGAACAACGGAAAATGTTGTTAATGCGAGGAAGACCAAAAATTTTGTTAGCCACAACTTTTGAAGAAGGAATGCATTTATTTGACGCTTATAAAGATAACTTATTAGGTGTAATATCGGATGTGAATTATTTTAAAGATGGAGTTAGAAACAAAGATGCCGGATTTTTGTTCTTAAAATATGTGCGAAATTATAAACGTTATTTTCCATTTTTAATTCAATCTTCAGACGAAAACAATGAAAAACGAGCTTTAGAATTGAAAGGAAAGTTTTTATACAAACATTCCGAAACTTTAGGTGTAGATATAAGAAACTATATTGTTAAATATTTTGCTTTTGGAGATTTCGAATTTTGGGACCCAACACAGATGAAGGTCCTAGCGGCAGTTAAAGATTTAAGCGAATTTCAAAAAGCAATAAAAATTGTTACGGAAGATTGTTTAATGTATCATGCAACAAGAAGTGAATTCTCTAAATGGTTAAAATCGAGAGCGCTATTTCCTTTAGCAGATTTATTAAGTACAATAGAACATAGCGATTTTGAAAACAGCAATCAAATTAGAGAGTTTTTAATTAACGCTATTAAATTATATAGAACTTACAGGTCTAGAGGTGTAATTGTAAAATTTAACAAACATAAATATGATGAGTTTGTTGGGTTTGCAAGAATTGGAGAAGGAGCTTTAGGAGGAAAAGGAAGAGGTTTAGCCTTTATAGATTCATTCTTAAAGAGAAATAATTTATATAATAAATATAAAGATGTAAGTATAACAATACCAAGAACTGTTGTAATAAGTACAGATGTTTTTGATCAATTTATTGATACACATAAATTAATAAAATTTGTTGCTGAATGTTCAGATGATGATAAAATTTTAAATGAATTTATTTCTAAAGATTTACCAGAATGGGCTTTAGAAGACATTAAAGCATTTTTAAAAACTACTAAATGTCCAATTGCTGTAAGATCATCAAGTATATTGGAAGATTCTAATTACCAGCCTTTTGCAGGAGTTTTTTCAACTTATATGATTCCAGATTCAGAAATTGATAAAAAAGTTGAAATGGTTTCTAATGCAATTAAATCTGTGATAGCCTCATCTTTTTTCGAAAACAGTAAACTATATTTAAAAGCAATATCGCATACTATAGAAGAAGATAAAATGGCTGTAATTTTACAGGAAGTTACCGGTAAACAATACCAAGATGTATATTACCCAAATATATCTGGCGTAGCGCGTTCTATTAACTTTTATCCAATTGGAGATGAAAAACCAAATGAAGGAATTGCTAATATTGCTTTAGGTTTAGGTGAATTAATTGTAGGTGGAGGACAATCTTTACGTTTTTCGCCCTATCATCCCAAAAAAGTACTTCAATTATCTTCTCCAGGCTCTACTCAAAGAGACACACAGCAATATTTTTACGGTTTAGATTTAGACCCAAATAGTTATAAAACATCTACTTCCGAATCGGTTAATAAAAAGAAAATAACCATTAGAAAAGCAGAAAACCATGGTTCTTTAAAGTTTGTAGCATCTACTTACGATTTACAAAATAACTCTATTAGACCAGGTGTAATGCACGATGGAATTCGAGTAATTACGTTCGATAATATTTTAAAATACAATACGTTTCCGTTACCAGAAATTTTACAGGAATTATTACGAATTGGGCAACGAGAAATGAGAAATCCTATAGAAATAGAATTCGCAGTAAAACTAGATGTTCCTTCAGGAAAACCAAAAGAATTCAGTTTTCTACAAATAAGACCTATTGTAGAAAGTGTAGAAACAGTTAGTAAATTACCCGAAAAATTAGAAATTTCAGATACCATAATTTATTCTGAATCTGCCTTAGGAAATGGAAAGTATGAAAATATTTGTGATGTAGTTTATGTAAAACCTAATACATTTAATCCTGCCAATACAAGAGACATAGCAAAAGCAGTAGAAGCCATAAATAAAAAATTTATTGAAGCAGACAAACCTTACATTTTGGTTGGTCCAGGACGTTGGGGTTCTAGTGATTCTTGGTTAGGAATACCTGTACTTTGGTCTCAAATTTCAGCAGCAAAAATAATTGTAGAATCTGGTTTAAATGATTTCAGAATAGATCCAAGTCAAGGAACACACTTTTTTCAAAACTTAACATCCTTTAAAGTGGGTTATTTAACTATAAATCCATTTATAAATGATGGTTTTTTTGATGTAGAATATTTAAATGAAAAAGAAGCCGTTTTTGAAGATTCTTATTTACGCCATATTTCATTTAAAAATCCATTAACAGCCGTTTTAGATGGAACTAATAATAAAGCAGCAATTTTTAAAGCAGGTATTTCATTAGAAGATTTACAAGTAAATGAAGAAAATACAGAAGAAGAATTACCACCCGAGGGATTTATGTAA
- the gdhA gene encoding NADP-specific glutamate dehydrogenase: MNVTEILTNLETKHPNEQEYLQAVKEVLESIETIYNENPQYEAAKIIERLVEPDRILTFRVSWIDDSGNVQVNLGHRIQFNNAIGPYKGGIRLHPSVNLSILKFLGFEQIFKNALTTLPMGGGKGGSDFNPKGKSDTEIMRFCQAFMLELWRMIGPSTDVPAGDIGTGAREIGFMYGMFKKLQQENSGVFTGKGLNWGGSLIRPEATGFGGVYFTKEMLETKNDDFKGKTIALSGFGNVTWGVALKITELGGKVVTISGPDGYIYDEKGLDEDKISYLLHLRASNNDIVSPYADEFPEATFHANEKPWSVKCDIAMPCATQNELNGEDAEKLIANGVQYVAEVSNMGCTPEAIHEFHKAKILYGPGKAVNAGGVGVSGLEMSQNAMKLNWTKEEVDVKLHQIMHSIHTACLKFGTEEDGYINYVKGANIAGFIKVADAMLDQGVI, encoded by the coding sequence ATGAATGTCACAGAAATTTTAACAAACCTAGAAACAAAACATCCTAATGAACAGGAGTATTTACAGGCTGTTAAAGAGGTTTTAGAATCTATTGAAACGATTTATAATGAAAATCCACAATATGAAGCGGCCAAAATTATTGAACGTTTAGTAGAACCAGATCGTATTTTAACATTTAGAGTTTCTTGGATTGATGATTCTGGAAATGTACAAGTAAATTTAGGCCACAGAATACAATTTAACAATGCTATTGGCCCTTACAAAGGTGGTATTAGATTGCATCCAAGTGTAAACTTAAGTATTTTAAAATTCTTAGGCTTTGAACAAATATTTAAAAATGCATTAACCACTTTACCAATGGGTGGTGGAAAAGGAGGATCGGATTTTAATCCAAAAGGAAAATCAGATACCGAAATAATGCGTTTTTGTCAAGCATTTATGTTAGAACTATGGAGAATGATTGGTCCAAGTACAGATGTACCAGCAGGAGATATTGGAACCGGAGCTAGAGAAATAGGGTTTATGTATGGGATGTTTAAAAAACTACAGCAAGAAAACTCAGGTGTTTTTACAGGAAAAGGTTTAAATTGGGGAGGAAGCTTAATTAGACCAGAAGCTACAGGTTTTGGTGGAGTTTACTTTACAAAAGAAATGTTAGAAACTAAAAACGACGATTTTAAAGGTAAAACAATTGCGCTTTCAGGTTTTGGAAATGTAACTTGGGGTGTTGCTTTAAAAATTACAGAATTAGGCGGAAAAGTAGTTACAATTTCTGGTCCTGATGGTTATATTTATGACGAAAAAGGATTAGATGAAGATAAAATAAGTTACTTATTACATTTAAGAGCTAGTAATAACGATATAGTTTCTCCGTATGCCGATGAGTTTCCAGAAGCTACCTTTCATGCAAATGAAAAACCGTGGAGCGTAAAATGTGATATTGCAATGCCTTGTGCTACTCAAAACGAATTAAATGGAGAAGATGCAGAAAAGCTAATTGCAAATGGTGTGCAATATGTGGCTGAGGTTTCTAATATGGGTTGTACTCCAGAGGCTATTCACGAGTTTCATAAAGCTAAAATTTTATACGGACCAGGTAAGGCAGTAAATGCAGGAGGAGTTGGAGTTTCTGGATTAGAAATGTCTCAAAACGCAATGAAACTAAACTGGACCAAAGAAGAAGTAGACGTTAAACTACACCAAATAATGCATTCTATTCATACTGCTTGTTTAAAGTTTGGTACTGAAGAAGATGGTTATATAAACTACGTAAAAGGAGCAAATATTGCTGGTTTTATAAAAGTAGCCGACGCAATGTTAGATCAAGGTGTAATTTAA
- a CDS encoding alpha/beta hydrolase family protein, with the protein MRIIKNTILQGKYNKPILIDVFYKETNQPKQIVVFCHGYKGFKDWGAWNLMAEAFANAGFFFVKFNFSHNGGTVEQPIDFPDLEAFGNNNYTKELDDLETVIDWISTNTDFKNEADKNNISLIGHSRAGGIVTIKSEENTRIKKVITLAGVSDFRSRSSTSGDLEQWKKDGVKYVVNGRTKQQMPHFYQFYLDFKENEERLTIKRAIENLQIPHLIIHGDNDTSIFIKEGENQHLWNSNSQFEVVKGANHVFGASHPWKEKSLPTHLLEVVDKCCNFIID; encoded by the coding sequence ATGAGAATCATTAAAAACACTATTTTACAAGGCAAGTATAACAAACCCATCTTAATTGATGTTTTCTACAAAGAAACCAACCAACCAAAACAAATTGTTGTTTTTTGTCATGGTTACAAAGGATTTAAAGATTGGGGAGCTTGGAATTTAATGGCAGAAGCATTTGCTAATGCAGGTTTTTTCTTTGTAAAATTCAATTTTTCTCATAATGGAGGAACTGTTGAACAACCCATAGATTTTCCAGATTTAGAAGCCTTCGGAAATAATAATTACACCAAAGAATTAGACGATTTAGAAACGGTAATTGATTGGATTTCTACAAATACCGATTTTAAAAATGAAGCAGATAAAAACAACATTTCGTTAATTGGTCATAGCAGAGCAGGCGGAATTGTAACTATAAAATCTGAAGAAAACACTCGTATAAAAAAAGTAATTACGTTGGCAGGTGTTTCCGATTTTAGAAGTAGATCTTCTACAAGTGGAGATCTCGAACAATGGAAAAAAGATGGTGTTAAATATGTTGTAAACGGAAGAACAAAACAACAAATGCCACATTTTTATCAGTTTTACTTAGATTTTAAAGAAAACGAAGAAAGATTAACCATAAAAAGAGCTATTGAAAACCTTCAAATTCCGCACTTAATAATTCATGGAGATAACGATACTTCAATTTTTATAAAAGAAGGCGAAAATCAGCATTTATGGAACTCTAACAGTCAATTTGAGGTTGTTAAAGGAGCAAATCATGTTTTTGGCGCCAGTCATCCATGGAAAGAAAAAAGTCTTCCAACTCATTTATTAGAAGTAGTAGATAAATGTTGTAATTTTATCATCGATTAA
- a CDS encoding endonuclease/exonuclease/phosphatase family protein gives MASLLSSLFKNNSDDIFTIAFYNVENLFDTKDDPKTHDDDYTSGGKRRWGYKRYNDKVKKLTSVISQLGTKRSKNPPAIVGLVEVENSQVVQDLIRHKNLAKYHYDFVHYDSADERGIDVALLYNKQIFELLSSKTYPLYFDEGDGSRDYTRDVLRVTGNLKGERITILVNHWSSRRDGEEETKPKRIKAAELNTTIIEEIKAEDAAAKIIIMGDFNDDPTSESVKKHLVGTDFYNPMESLFAKGIGTLTYNKKWNLFDQIILSKNFLNSEPGKLHFKHAEVFNKKWLRIAKGKLKGSPFRTFIGPWYKGGFSDHFPVYAYLVKEKQRDL, from the coding sequence ATGGCTTCACTTTTATCATCATTATTTAAGAATAATTCGGACGATATTTTTACGATTGCATTTTATAATGTTGAAAATTTATTTGACACAAAAGACGATCCTAAAACCCATGATGATGATTATACATCTGGAGGAAAAAGACGTTGGGGTTATAAAAGGTATAACGATAAAGTTAAGAAGTTAACGTCTGTAATTTCTCAATTGGGAACCAAACGTTCTAAAAATCCGCCAGCAATTGTTGGTTTGGTTGAGGTAGAAAATAGCCAAGTTGTACAAGACTTAATTAGGCATAAAAATTTAGCAAAATATCATTATGATTTTGTGCATTATGATTCTGCTGACGAAAGAGGAATTGATGTTGCACTTTTGTATAACAAGCAAATTTTTGAATTGTTATCTTCTAAAACGTATCCGCTTTATTTTGATGAAGGCGACGGAAGTAGAGATTACACAAGAGATGTTTTACGAGTTACAGGGAATTTAAAAGGAGAACGCATCACTATTTTGGTAAATCATTGGTCTTCTCGTAGAGATGGAGAAGAAGAAACAAAACCAAAAAGAATTAAAGCAGCAGAATTAAATACAACTATAATTGAAGAAATTAAAGCAGAAGATGCAGCTGCTAAAATTATAATAATGGGTGATTTTAATGACGATCCAACAAGTGAAAGTGTAAAAAAACATTTAGTTGGAACAGATTTCTACAATCCTATGGAAAGTCTTTTTGCTAAAGGAATTGGAACTTTAACTTATAATAAAAAATGGAACTTATTCGACCAAATTATTCTAAGTAAGAATTTTTTAAACTCTGAACCTGGAAAATTACATTTTAAACATGCTGAAGTTTTTAATAAAAAATGGTTGCGTATTGCTAAAGGTAAATTAAAAGGAAGCCCGTTTAGAACATTCATTGGTCCTTGGTACAAAGGTGGTTTCTCAGATCATTTTCCTGTATATGCTTATTTAGTGAAAGAGAAGCAACGAGATTTGTAA
- a CDS encoding succinate dehydrogenase/fumarate reductase iron-sulfur subunit: MNLTLKIWRQKNASDKGKMVDYKISDISEHMSFLEMMDVLNEQIINLGDEPVAFDHDCREGICGMCSMYINGEAHGPDRGVTTCQLHMRSFKDGDTITIEPFRAAAFPVIKDLVVDRSSFERIQQSGGYISVNTSGNTQDANAIPISKEAADKAMDAATCIGCGACVATCKNSSAMLFVGAKVSQYALLPQGQVEATDRVLNMVAQMDAEGFGNCTNTGACEVECPKGISLENIARMNTEFLKASLKG; the protein is encoded by the coding sequence ATGAATTTAACACTTAAGATTTGGCGTCAAAAAAACGCAAGTGATAAAGGGAAAATGGTAGATTATAAAATATCTGACATTTCTGAACATATGTCTTTCTTAGAAATGATGGATGTTTTAAACGAACAAATAATTAATTTAGGTGATGAACCTGTTGCATTTGACCATGATTGTCGTGAAGGAATTTGCGGAATGTGTTCTATGTATATTAACGGTGAAGCACACGGTCCAGATCGTGGTGTAACTACATGTCAGTTACACATGCGTTCTTTTAAAGATGGTGATACAATTACAATTGAGCCATTTAGAGCAGCAGCATTTCCTGTAATTAAAGATTTAGTTGTTGATAGAAGTTCTTTTGAACGTATTCAACAATCTGGTGGTTATATTTCTGTAAATACTTCAGGAAATACACAAGATGCAAACGCAATTCCTATTTCTAAAGAAGCTGCAGATAAAGCAATGGACGCGGCAACTTGTATTGGTTGTGGAGCTTGTGTTGCAACGTGTAAAAACTCTTCTGCAATGTTATTTGTAGGTGCAAAAGTGTCTCAATATGCTTTATTACCACAAGGACAGGTTGAAGCAACTGATCGTGTTTTAAACATGGTTGCACAAATGGATGCTGAAGGTTTTGGAAACTGTACAAACACTGGTGCTTGTGAAGTTGAATGTCCTAAAGGAATTTCTTTAGAAAACATTGCAAGAATGAATACTGAATTCTTAAAAGCGTCTTTAAAAGGATAA